A stretch of the Hippocampus zosterae strain Florida chromosome 16, ASM2543408v3, whole genome shotgun sequence genome encodes the following:
- the LOC127587872 gene encoding CCR4-NOT transcription complex subunit 8-like translates to MPAALTDASQIICEVWASNVDNEMKKIRQIIQSYNYIAMDTEFPGVVVRPIGEFRSTVDYQYQLLRCNVDLLKIIQLGLTFMNQDGDYPHGTTTWQFNFKFNLTEDMYSQDSIDLLQNSGLQFKKHEEEGIDTLYFAELLMTSGLVLCDNVKWLSFHSGYDFGYLVKLLTDARLPEEEHDFFQILNLFFPAIYDVKYLMKSCKNLKGGLQEVADQLELKRIGRQHQAGSDSLLTGMAFFRMKELFFEDNIDDAKYCGRLYGLGSGSTQPQNGIASSGQEESNNKH, encoded by the exons ATGCCGGCCGCACTCACGGATGCCAGCCAGATCATCTGCGAGGTCTGGGCCAGCAACGTGGACAACGAGATGAAGAAAATCCGACAGATCATCCAAAGCTACAACTACATCGCAATG GACACTGAATTCCCCGGCGTGGTGGTGCGGCCAATCGGCGAGTTCCGCAGCACGGTGGACTACCAGTACCAGCTGCTGCGCTGCAACGTGGACTTGCTCAAGATCATCCAGCTGGGCCTCACATTCATGAATCAGGACGGCGACTACCCGCACGGCACCACCACCTGGCAGTTCAACTTCAAGTTCAACCTCAC AGAAGACATGTACTCTCAAGACTCGATCGACCTCCTGCAGAACTCAGGCCTTCAGTTCAAGAAACACGAGGAGGAAGGCATCGACACGCTCTACTTCGCCGAGCTGCTCATGACGTCAGGCCTGGTGCTGTGCGACAACGTCAAGTGGCTCTCGTTccacag CGGCTACGACTTTGGCTACCTTGTGAAGCTGCTGACGGATGCCAGGCTGCCCGAGGAGGAGCACGACTTCTTCCAGATCCTCAACCTCTTCTTCCCCGCTATCTACGACGTCAAATATCTGATGAAGAGCTGCAAGAACCTCAAG GGCGGCTTACAGGAAGTGGCGGACCAGCTGGAGCTGAAGCGCATCGGGCGGCAGCATCAGGCGGGTTCTGACTCGCTGCTCACCGGCATGGCCTTCTTCAGGATGAAAGAG CTGTTCTTCGAGGACAACATCGACGACGCCAAGTATTGCGGTCGCTTGTACGGCCTGGGTTCGGGCTCCACGCAACCCCAGAATGGCATCGCCAGCTCGGGCCAGGAGGAGAGCAACAACAAGCACTGA
- the LOC127587871 gene encoding protein FAM114A2-like gives MSDNESSAPEVQAAETPMDSSPPTSPDVAPTRKARRRAEPQSRRPEKPKMDEEPAKVPPSQVTVMQGGWGFWGDWGKSILSTATATVATVGQGLTQVIEKAETSLGIPSPAELSVEAADDEKAGERQRPEAGEVERPAGAMGMLTSLTSVVQNTGKTVISGGLDALEFIGKKTMDAIAEGDPGFKKTKGLMIGTSTLSQVLREAKEREELQTEESSDSEKKPVAHYGVLFDQYQGLAHLEALEMLSRESESKVKSVLTTLSGDELSKLRDELGLIKAAFSVMEFDDEDVDEKKDQDGSEFEAELGQALEGLRVSTTAEKLSKACKDACDVIVDFSKRAEDDEEERGQFTVEEVNAAAIRSLAELTARSIELFHKLGEGLLLSNGDVPEVDILSQLTVVLCKEVSLLSKKFTSCLTAAGSNEKGEVLNPLITGVFLEASNSASYIQDAFQLLMPILEICHIQRRANPPNH, from the exons ATGTCGGACAACGAATCCAGCGCACCCGAGGTTCAGGCCGCCGAGACGCCCATGGACAGCTCCCCGCCGACCTCTCCCGACGTGGCGCCCACCAGGAAAGCCCGGAGGAGGGCGGAGCCCCAATCCCGACGGCCGGAGAAACCCAAAATGGACGAGGAGCCGGCAAAG gtgccCCCGAGTCAGGTTACAGTTATGCAGGGGGGTTGGGGTTTCTGGGGCGACTGGGGCAAATCCATCCTGTCCACTGCCACCGCCACCGTGGCCACTGTGG GCCAGGGGCTGACCCAAGTCATCGAGAAGGCCGAGACCTCGCTGGGCATCCCGAGTCCCGCCGAGCTGTCGGTTGAAGCGGCAGACGACGAGAAGGCGGGGGAGCGGCAGCGGCCGGAAGCGGGTGAGGTGGAACGGCCGGCCGGCGCCATGGGGATGCTCACGTCGCTCACCAGCGTTGTTCAGAACACG GGGAAGACGGTGATCAGCGGCGGCCTGGACGCTCTCGAGTTCATCGGGAAGAAGACGATGGACGCGATTGCGGAAGGCGACCCCGGTTTCAAGAAGACCAAAGGCCTGATGATCGGGACTTCCACCCTCTCTCAG GTGTTGAGGGAGGCCAAGGAGCGAGAGGAGCTCCAAACGGAGGAGTCTTCGGACTCTGAGAAGAAGCCGGTGGCTCACTACGGGGTCCTCTTTGACCAGTACCAGGGCCTGGCTCACCTTGAGGCTCTGGAGATGCTTTCTCGGGAAAGCGAGTCAAAG GTGAAGTCGGTGCTGACGACCCTGTCGGGAGACGAGCTGAGCAAGCTGAGAGATGAGCTGGGGCTCATCAAGGCCGCCTTCTCCGTGATGGAGTTTGACGACGAAGACGTGGACGAGAAAAAAG ACCAGGATGGCTCCGAGTTTGAGGCGGAGCTCGGCCAAGCCCTGGAGGGTCTCCGTGTTTCCACCACCGCCGAAAAACTTAGCAAG GCTTGCAAAGACGCCTGCGAcgtgatcgtggacttcagcaaACGGGCAGAGGACGACGAGGAAGAGAGGGGCCAGTTCACAGTGGAG GAGGTGAACGCTGCCGCCATCAGGAGTCTTGCCGAGCTGACGGCGCGCTCCATCGAGCTTTTCCACAAGCTGGGCGAGGGCCTACTGCTGTCCAACGGAGATGTCCCGGAGGTGGACATCTTGTCGCA GCTGACGGTTGTCCTGTGTAAAGAAGTCTCGCTGCTTTCCAAGAAGTTCACCAGCTGTCTAACTGCGGCTGGG tcaaacgAGAAGGGAGAAGTGCTCAACCCACTTATAACGGGAGTCTTTTTAGAG GCGTCCAACAGTGCGTCGTACATTCAGGACGCCTTCCAACTCCTGATGCCCATCCTGGAGATCTGCCACATCCAGAGGAGAGCCAACCCACCCaaccactga
- the LOC127587974 gene encoding microfibrillar-associated protein 3-like produces the protein MPTTKNMPMLLLLCTCVVDGAQNRSEEETASAGVVLKEGTDALIECNVTGVHDDVRWYGPDGRQLVEEPGGKCLIEEKGRLNISGVSFEDRGRYMCVTDGGNYSVTVRVAYTHSGLGVYFVGVCLAAFSVTMVLNVTLLGMVRSHLKKTERAINEFFRTEGAEKVQKALEIARHIPIITSAKTQELAKVTQYRTKEFARHMEELARSIPLPPLLSNCRAAAAGAGEPPESERGAAGLMAGKERGSQVADVEVSVHSP, from the exons ATGCCAACGACGAAAAACATGCCCATGCTGCTGCTCCTCTGCACCTGCGTGGTAGATGGCGCCCAGAACCGCTCGGAGGAGGAGACCGCATCCGCCGGCGTCGTGCTCAAGGAAGGAACAGACGCCTTGATCGAGTGCAACGTGACGGGGGTCCACGATGATGTCAGATGGTACGGCCCCGACGGACGTCAGCTGGTCGAGGAACCAG GCGGGAAGTGTCTTATCGAGGAAAAGGGGCGACTCAACATCAGCGGTGTCTCCTTCGAGGACCGCGGGCGCTACATGTGCGTAACCGACGGCGGCAACTATAGCGTGACCGTCCGCGTGGCCTATACCCACAGCGGCCTGGGCGTCTACTTCGTGGGCGTTTGTCTCGCCGCCTTCTCTGTCACCATGGTCCTCAATGTGACCCTGCTGGGCATGGTCCGAAGCCACCTGAAGAAGACCGAGCGGGCCATCAACGAGTTCTTCCGCACCGAGGGCGCCGAGAAGGTCCAGAAGGCGCTGGAGATCGCCCGTCACATTCCCATCATCACCTCGGCCAAGACACAGGAACTGGCCAAGGTCACCCAGTACAGAACCAAGGAGTTTGCGCGGCACATGGAGGAGCTGGCCCGCAGCATCCCCTTGCCGCCACTATTAAGCAActgccgcgccgccgccgcgggcGCCGGCGAGCCCCCGGAGAGCGAGAGGGGAGCGGCCGGGTTGATGGCAGGGAAAGAGCGAGGAAGTCAGGTAGCAGACGTGGAGGTGTCCGTTCACTCGCCATGA